The genomic stretch GCAGGCACTGCTTCATGATCTTCGCGCTCTCGTAGACTTCCTTCACGCGCACCACGAAGCGGTCGTAGCAGTCCGAATTGGTGCCGACCGGAATGTCGAACTCCATCCGCTCGTACACGTCATAGGGCTGCGACTTGCGCAGATCCCACGGGATGCCGGCGGCGCGGATCATCGGGCCGGAGAAGCCCCACGCCACGGCATCGTCCTTGCTCACCACGGCGATATCGACGTTGCGCTGCTTGAAGATGCGATTGTCGAGCACCAGGCTCATCGCATCGCCGAACAGTTCGGGCAGGCGCGTGTCGATCCATTCGCCGATATCGACCAGCAGCTTTTCGGGCACATCCTGGTGGACGCCGCCCGGACGGAACCATGCCGCGTGCATGCGCGCGCCCGAGGCCCGCTCGAAGAAATTCATGCAGTCTTCGCGCAGCTCGAACACCCACAGGTTCGGCGTCATCGCGCCCACGTCCATCACATGCGCACCGATGTTGAGCATGTGGTTGCAGATGCGCGTCAGCTCGGCGAACAGCACGCGCAGGTACTGCGCCCGCTCCGGCACTTCGACGTTGAGCAGCTTCTCGATCGCGAGGACGTAGCTGTATTCCTGCGCCAGCGGGCTGCAGTAATCGAGCCGGTCGAAATAGGGCAGCGCCTGCAGATAGGTCTTGTTCTCGATCAGCTTCTCGGTGCCGCGATGCAGCAGGCCGACATGCGGATCGATCCGTTCGATGATCTCGCCGTCGAGCTCCATCACCATGCGCAGCACGCCGTGCGCCGCGGGGTGCTGGGGCCCGAAGTTGATCGTGTAGTTCGTGATGACTTCGTCGCCGGTGGTGGGCGACTCTTCGAGCTGCATACTCATGCGCAAATCCAGTTGCCGGAGTAACTCTGCGACTTGCCCGCGGCATCGGTTACGGTGACGTTCGCCGGACGGGTCTGGCCCTCACCGGCAGCGGGTGCGACCGAGACGGTGAAGCCCTCGCCTTCGAAATTCGTGCCGGACTTGACCGCATCGAGCCCGCCGGTGGCCCCATCGGTCATGACCAGCGTATCGCCCACACGGACCACGGCCTTCCCGGGCAGCGACTTGTCGCGCATGCCGGCGGCGATGATCATTTCCTGCTCGCCGACCATGAAAGTGCACCCACCCTCGCGCGGGCCGAGGTTGACCCCGCCGACGTCGCCAAGCTGCTGGAGCGTGGTGACATCGGCCTGCGCAGGCGGCGCTTCCACGGCAACATTGGGCGCGTTGGGATCGGGCTGCGACGGATCCAGCGCCGCACCCTCGCCCGAACCGCCGATGCGGCTGGCGAAATCGTCGGCGCTTTCCTGCTCGGCAGGCTCCTGCGAAGAGCAGGCGGCCAGAGCGAGAACGGCAAGGGGAAGAAACGCGCGCATCATGTGTCGTCCTTCTTCCTGGCCGCAGGCTTGCGCTTCGCGGGAGCCTTTTTCTTCTTCGTTTCGGTCGCTTTGGCGGTGTCGGTGGTCTTGCCCTTGCGCTTGGGGCGCGCCGCGCGGTCTTCGGTCGGCTCGGGCGGATCAATGGCCTCGCCGCCGTCCTTTTCCGCCGGAGCGCCTGCGCTCACCTTGTCGGCGGCATGCTTGTCGGTCTTGGCACCCGCGCCCGTGTCCGACGGCTTCTCGGTGACCTTGGGATCGTCGACCGGCGGCATGTCCGCCTTCTCGTCGCCCGGCAGGACATAGTCCGCGCCTTCCCACGGAGACATGAAATCGAACTGGCGCAAATCCTGAGCAAGCTCGACCGGCTCATAGACCACGCGCTTCTCGTCTTCGGAATAACGCAGCTCGGTATAACCGGTCAGCGGGAAGTCCTTGCGGAAAGGATGCCCTTCGAAGCCGTAATCGGTCAGGATGCGCCGCAGGTCGGTATTGCCTGCGAACAGCACGCCATACATGTCGAACACCTCGCGCTCTAGCCAGCCGGCGTTCGGCCACAGCGTGGTGACCGTCGGCACGGGCGTATCCTCGCTCGCCCGGCATTTCACCATGATCCGGCTGTTGGTGGTGAGCGAGAGCAGCATGTAGACGATCTCGAACCGCTCGGCCCGCGAAGGATAATCGGCTCCGGCGATCTCCATCAGCTGCTGGTAGGCGTGATCGTCGCGCAGGATGCGAAGCACGTCTTCGATGCTGTCGCGCTTTACGTGCAGCAGCAACTCGCCGTGCTCTTCGTGCGCGTCGACCAGATGGTCTCCCAGCGCGGTCGAAAGCGTGCCTTTAAGCCCGTCGATCAGCGTGAAGCGGGGCGCGGAGTGTAGCGTTGCCATATCCTCGCCCTTACCTTTGGATCGTGCCCGAGCGGCGAATCTTGCGCTGCAGCTGCATTACGCCATAGAGCAGCGCCTCGGCCGTCGGCGGGCACCCGGGGACGTAGATATCGACCGGCACGATGCGGTCGCAGCCGCGCACCACCGAATAGCTGTAGTGATAATAGCCGCCGCCATTGGCGCAGCTGCCCATGCTGATCACATATTTCGGATCGGACATCTGGTCGTAGACCTTGCGCAGCGCTGGAGCCATCTTGTTGCACAGCGTACCGGCGACGATCATTACGTCCGACTGGCGCGGCGAGGCGCGCGGGGCGACGCCGAAGCGCTCCATGTCGTAGCGCGGCATGTTGACGTGAATCATTTCGACCGCGCAGCACGCGAGGCCGAAAGTCATCCACCACAGGCTGCCGGTGCGCGCCCAGTGGAACAGGTCCTCGGTGCTGGTGACGAGGAAGCCCTTGTCGTTCACCTCGGTCTGCAGCGCGTTGAAATAATCTGCATCGGGCTGGCGCACTTCGCCACCCTTGGCGGTCGGCAGCGCGCTGTCGCGCATGCGCTGGCCGTCGAGCGCGGGGTTCAGCGAGGCGGTGCCGACGAGGGCGGGATCGGTGTTCGGGTTGCTCATTGCCAGTCCAGCGCCCCCATCTTCCATTCATAGGCGAGACCGATGGCGAGAATGCCGAGGAAGATCATCATCCCGGCCCAGCCCATCCAGCCAGTCACGTCGAGGCTCACCGCCCAGGGGAACAGGAACGAGGCCTCGAGATCGAACAGCAGGAAGCTGATCGCCACGAGGTAGAATTTCACGTCGAACTGGCTGCGCGGGTCTTCGAATGCGGGAAAGCCGCACTCGTACTCGCTCAGCTTCTCGGCATCGGGATTATGCGCGCCAGTGAGGCGCGAGACACCCATCGGCAGGAACACGAAGGCTGCCGAAAGGATGACCGCGATGAACAGGAAGATGAGAATGGGCAGATATTGTTCGAGGTCGACCACGTAGAGTTCCTTGCCGCGGAGGCGATTCCGCTTGGGTACGGTTCGCGCACGCCTCTAGGCCCCTCGGCGGGCAGGTGCAAGGGTGCGGCACGCGCAAATCCCGCACAAACGATTGCGCGAACCGGGACCGGATGCTCCGCACCCGGCCGCGCGTCCGGCGAGCCTATTTCAAGGCGGACTTGATCGCCTTGTCGGTAGCAGCACCATAGGGCGGCTTGAGACCGCCAAGCTTGGCGATGTCGATCTTGGGCTGGCTGTAAACGCTGCGCGCATGGCTGAATTCGCGGAAGCCCTCGACCCCGTGATAGCTGCCCATGCCGGAAGGCCCGGTGCCGCCGAACGGCAGATCGTCCATCGACACATGGAAGATCACGTCGTTCACCGTCACGCCGC from Qipengyuania profundimaris encodes the following:
- a CDS encoding NADH-quinone oxidoreductase subunit D, which produces MSMQLEESPTTGDEVITNYTINFGPQHPAAHGVLRMVMELDGEIIERIDPHVGLLHRGTEKLIENKTYLQALPYFDRLDYCSPLAQEYSYVLAIEKLLNVEVPERAQYLRVLFAELTRICNHMLNIGAHVMDVGAMTPNLWVFELREDCMNFFERASGARMHAAWFRPGGVHQDVPEKLLVDIGEWIDTRLPELFGDAMSLVLDNRIFKQRNVDIAVVSKDDAVAWGFSGPMIRAAGIPWDLRKSQPYDVYERMEFDIPVGTNSDCYDRFVVRVKEVYESAKIMKQCLRDMPSGPVASDDRKVAPPKRAEMKQSMEALIHHFKLYTEGFHVPAGEVYVATESPKGEFGVYLVSDGSNKPYRCKIRPTAFSHLQAMDFMSRGHMLPDATAILGAIDVVFGECDR
- a CDS encoding NuoB/complex I 20 kDa subunit family protein, which translates into the protein MRDSALPTAKGGEVRQPDADYFNALQTEVNDKGFLVTSTEDLFHWARTGSLWWMTFGLACCAVEMIHVNMPRYDMERFGVAPRASPRQSDVMIVAGTLCNKMAPALRKVYDQMSDPKYVISMGSCANGGGYYHYSYSVVRGCDRIVPVDIYVPGCPPTAEALLYGVMQLQRKIRRSGTIQR
- the ndhC gene encoding NADH-quinone oxidoreductase subunit A, which encodes MVDLEQYLPILIFLFIAVILSAAFVFLPMGVSRLTGAHNPDAEKLSEYECGFPAFEDPRSQFDVKFYLVAISFLLFDLEASFLFPWAVSLDVTGWMGWAGMMIFLGILAIGLAYEWKMGALDWQ
- a CDS encoding NADH-quinone oxidoreductase subunit C, which translates into the protein MATLHSAPRFTLIDGLKGTLSTALGDHLVDAHEEHGELLLHVKRDSIEDVLRILRDDHAYQQLMEIAGADYPSRAERFEIVYMLLSLTTNSRIMVKCRASEDTPVPTVTTLWPNAGWLEREVFDMYGVLFAGNTDLRRILTDYGFEGHPFRKDFPLTGYTELRYSEDEKRVVYEPVELAQDLRQFDFMSPWEGADYVLPGDEKADMPPVDDPKVTEKPSDTGAGAKTDKHAADKVSAGAPAEKDGGEAIDPPEPTEDRAARPKRKGKTTDTAKATETKKKKAPAKRKPAARKKDDT